A DNA window from Paenibacillus sp. HWE-109 contains the following coding sequences:
- a CDS encoding aminotransferase class I/II-fold pyridoxal phosphate-dependent enzyme, translated as MNPLARQLNETLERENSHVHDMLSALGKSIYFPKEGILSQSAEAKAKAKKFNATIGIAIENGQPMHLKVIQDTLSTYAPKDIYEYAPPAGKPELRSAWRKKMLEENPEIGSKLIGNPIVTNALTHGLSIAADLFADVGDAVIIPDKNWENYELTFEIRRGAQIVNYPLYNDQMRFNAAGLRDALLAQKSKGKAIVVLNFPNNPTGYTPDAQEGREITAAIKEAAEAGINVVVLTDDAYFGLFFEGSLHESLFGQLADLHPRVLAVKIDGATKEEYVWGFRVGFITYASQSEAILSALEQKTMGIIRATISSGPHPSQTFVLHALNSPEFAVQKQEKYDIMKGRANRTKAILDSGKFDDAWGYYPFNSGYFMCLKLKTVDAEALRVHLLNQHGVGTIALGATDLRVAFSCIEEVNLEELFNLIYQSVKEIETVAASK; from the coding sequence ATGAATCCTCTGGCACGACAGTTAAACGAGACCCTGGAACGTGAAAATTCTCACGTGCATGACATGCTTTCTGCATTAGGTAAATCGATTTACTTCCCGAAAGAAGGCATTCTCAGCCAATCGGCTGAAGCAAAGGCAAAGGCCAAGAAATTCAATGCTACTATCGGTATTGCGATCGAAAATGGTCAACCTATGCATTTGAAGGTCATTCAAGACACACTTTCTACCTATGCGCCAAAAGATATATATGAATATGCACCACCTGCAGGCAAGCCGGAGCTCCGCAGCGCATGGCGCAAAAAAATGCTCGAAGAAAATCCAGAAATCGGCAGCAAGCTGATCGGCAATCCAATCGTAACGAATGCCTTGACGCATGGTCTAAGCATTGCAGCTGATCTTTTCGCCGACGTAGGCGACGCTGTTATTATCCCGGACAAAAACTGGGAAAATTACGAGCTGACTTTCGAAATCCGCCGCGGTGCCCAAATCGTGAACTACCCGCTGTATAACGACCAAATGAGATTCAACGCTGCTGGTCTGCGCGATGCACTGCTAGCTCAAAAATCCAAAGGCAAAGCGATCGTTGTTCTTAACTTCCCGAACAATCCAACAGGCTACACGCCTGATGCACAAGAAGGACGGGAAATTACGGCTGCGATCAAAGAAGCAGCAGAAGCTGGTATTAACGTAGTCGTCCTGACAGACGATGCTTACTTCGGTCTTTTCTTTGAAGGCTCGCTGCATGAATCCTTATTCGGTCAATTAGCTGATTTGCACCCGCGCGTGCTGGCAGTCAAAATTGACGGCGCCACCAAAGAAGAATACGTTTGGGGCTTCCGCGTAGGCTTCATCACGTATGCAAGCCAAAGTGAAGCTATTCTCAGCGCTCTGGAACAAAAAACGATGGGAATTATCCGCGCAACGATTTCCAGCGGTCCTCACCCATCCCAGACGTTCGTGCTGCATGCCCTGAACTCACCTGAGTTTGCTGTGCAAAAGCAAGAGAAGTACGACATCATGAAGGGCAGAGCCAACCGTACCAAAGCGATCCTGGACAGTGGCAAGTTCGATGATGCCTGGGGCTACTACCCATTCAACTCTGGTTACTTCATGTGCCTGAAGCTCAAAACGGTAGATGCCGAAGCCTTGCGCGTACACTTGCTGAACCAGCATGGTGTTGGAACAATCGCTCTTGGTGCAACGGACCTTCGCGTTGCTTTCTCTTGCATAGAAGAAGTGAACCTCGAAGAGCTGTTCAACCTGATTTATCAAAGCGTAAAAGAAATCGAA